From Daucus carota subsp. sativus chromosome 6, DH1 v3.0, whole genome shotgun sequence:
GcagtaattcgagtcgggcggctcgcgagctcgcccggctcgaactcatTTAAatgggctcggctcggctcgactcgttaaacgagccgagttcggacAAAGGTTtcagctcgtttaattaaacaagccggctcgactcgactcgtgaaattaaacgagccgagttcggatagaagtttgggctcgattaagtataaaattatatgaggTGGCTCcctcgactcgttaaaaccggctcgtttagctaaactagccgactcgactcgactcgtgaaattaaccgagtcaagttcgggcaaagatttaggctcgattagttaaccgagccggctcgactcgacttgATTAAACTTGGCTTGAATTAGACTTGGCTCGAAACTCGCCCgactcggctcgaattacagccctaggCTTATCCTCTGTTGGCCCAAGGTCCTAGATTCAACTCTGGCTCACCTCGAGAATATCTCAGAATAGATACTCAAATTGTAAGGTTCATGTATAATGGTTTGAattgttaaaatttgaattccATATTGTATTAAAAATGATAGGTTAGTAGTTTATATACCATCAAATGGGAGTAGCGCACAACAGATACTCAAACTGTAAGGATTATGTATAATCGTTTGAGTTCTAAAAATTTGAATTCCATATTCAATTGATAATGATAGGTTAGTAGTTTATATACCCTCAAATGGGAGTAGCGCACAACACAACTGCTAAGGCGTGTGTTTCATGTGTGAAAGAACGAGGTcgatataaaattgttttagtATTTGTAtctcacataaaatttaaatatacatagaATCCTTTCTGATAAAATCCTTTCTGATATGATAtcttatttaattgattttgtgaTAAGTTAAATAGTCAACAATAtctcaaaatatttttccaaatatatatatatatacatatatatatatgtgtgtgtgtgtgtgtgtgtgtcataCAAAAGATActtcttttttatcaaattaaacatattttattcactctgaaaatactttatttttaaGGATATTTCAAAGTGTTTGTTCAAGTCAAAAAATTAGCTAAGTGATGTTCAAAATTGCAAAAACATAATCGTGTTTTATTTAATCTCGTGAACCAATTTTATTCTACTGCAATATGAGGGTGGGAAAAGGCCTAAATGgcatatttcattttattactGTGGTTGATGGTAAATTCATGTTAGTAGATCACAAGACTATCAACGAAATCTTATCATTATTGTCTAAGCTAACCTCATGATCATGCATTGATATTTATTCTTAATTTGCTTTTGACTAAAATGAATTTAAACTCCTAGCTAACAACTTCTGTGATGCAGATGTGCCTTCTAGTTTATGAGATGTTAATTGTATGATTTATAATAAGCATTTTAATCCCTAAGCTTTGATTGTGAGGGGATATATACTTTTTAAACCAAATCAAagcaaatattttgatttatgatCTTAAGATGATGTTTGCTGTATTAATCATCAAGATTAACTTTAGCGCTGAATATGCTATTCTGTTAAATATGATTAATGGTAACTTGATTAATTGCATGTTATATGATTTGTTGTTAACTCTTGTTATGAATGTGTATCATATATTAATCTTCCTGTATATATTTCTACCGAAGATGATTCACACATCACTATAGCTCATGTCAAGAGCCAAGTATACTTGTCTTTTTGTGAACCACAATTTATTAAGCCTACTATGATCCCTcatataatttgtcaaaaaGATATTTATCTAGTTAACAAAGAACTTGTTAGGCAAATGTTTGAGAAATTACCGGGTATGATCAATTACTTATAAAGATTAACTGCTACTTTTATGAATGGCTCTGATGTTGAAGGCCTGTCTAGTTAAGCCCACTTGATCGGGCTTAGAGGTCGAAGCCAATTCGTATGTGGTCTATTCAAGCAGGGTCCCTGCCCAGAGTCCATAAAGACTATGTCCACAGACATGATAGGGATGTTGGAACTCCCAACATCATTCATGAATATCAGCACAAAAGTGCACCAGAGACCAGTTAACTTATTCTCATACCAGAAGTGAattagaggggggggggggggcatttCTCGCATTCTTCTCTTTGCAGGTCATTGCTGACCATCGTTCTAGCAAAAAAATAGTTCCAACATTTAGCGTCGTCTGTAGGAACTATAGCAAGCTCTTGAAAACTCAACATAAGCACTGAACCAAAACATTAGCCATGCCTACACCTGATAGTGAATCCCCGatcaaaaccctaaccctagcGAGCCTACCGTCTTGGAACCTCTTGAATAACAATAGTCACTCCCGACAGCTTGACTTAGAAGAAAGTGCAAAAGAAGGACTCCTATTGATTCCAAAGGAACAACAACTCATGTTACAGAAATTGAGGAAGGAGATGGTTGTGAATTCTGGGGAGAAAGAGAAGCAGATCTACAAGGTGGTCGTGAAAGAATTGGATTTTCAAGCAAAGAGGAGAGAAGTCGATGAGCTTCAGCTGAAATCTCTCTAATTAAAAAGGGAAGAAATATAACTATAGAAAAAGGTCCCGCGTGAAGCGGCAGAGGCTAAGTTGTTGTGGTCCACACTGAGTTGGAGGTGCACAAGGGGAAGAGGCCTTAGATGGATCAAAATGAGTCTTCAGATTCCGAGTCACAATCCTGAAGGGCGAAGTCATAAATGTTCAAGCCATCGATTTCTGAGAAAGAAGGGGCCCATCCAAATGATCGCCGACACCAAGTCGAGAAAGCAATGTTTGGGGAGAAGAAGATGACCCATGACCATTGATGGTTGAGGAGATCGATCATTATTGACCGTTGCCTGAGAGACAATTCTCGGAGATGTATGAGTTAAACGGCAAAAGGGACCCAACTAATATCTATCAAAAGTATGGGTCTTTGATGACGGGTATGAGTCACTATGACATATACTTTGTGAGATGTTCAAGACGTATATGAAGGGTTTAACAACCATGTGGTATTGGTCGTTGAGGCCTCCAGTCGATCAATTTTTACAAACAGTAGAAAAGAAAATTCTTAAGACATTACCCACAGTTGTGCTGGAAAAAGAAGGATACAAAATTCTTGATAGCAGGCAACGTCCAAACAAGGATTTGGGGATCACTTGACTCAGTTTATGAAAATATCTGGAATGATTATGAACTTGGATAAGATAAAGGCAGCAAAATTCTTGACAGTAGGCAACGGTCATTTAATCCGTTAAACGGCCGTTTAATATGCTTAATAGTACGCTTAATTTTTGAAAACGCTTAACCCCCGTttaatacaaaatcaaaatattttagaaCCGATTCCGCTTAGGaggccgcttaatgcgctttttgaAGGGGTTAATTATccagttggtcactgaagtgggcttaatatatcaaattagtcactgaactcaaaacgatatcaagatggtcactgaagtggccatgaatatcaaacaagtaccttgaaatataagttcaagcagtaaaaatattatttataaagttttacacattatttttgaatgttaccaaaaccaagtaaaaagttatgacttttaatatttatgataatatatttagattttatcaagtttatttattatttatattttattatatagttattaataaataaacttgataaaatctaaatatattatcataaatattaaaagtcataatattttacttggttttggtaacattcaaaaataatgtgtaaaactttataaataatatttttactgcttgaacctatatttcaagatacttgtttgatatttatggccacttcagtgaccatcttgataccgttttgaatTCAGTGACCAACTCATGCTTAAGAGGAGAGAGTTAAAATTAAAGATCGTGGTTACATGAGTGAAAACGCTCAAGCAAACAGATGCCACTCAAACACCATGTTTGATGTTTCTGCACTGATGAGCCTACCTTATCCATCGTTTCACTAAATTACATCAAACAGGCTACTAACACAACTTCAACACAAACTCTGGTTCCCTCTTTCCctgtatatattttgttaagaTGCCATATTGTTTTTGTTCTTCATTCACTCCAGTACCATCATCTTCCAATATATCCAAGTTCATTTCAGACAATCCTTATCTCACATTATTAGAAACAAAATGCAACTCAATGAAAGACCTTCGAAAGATTCATGCCCAACTCATTAAAACTGGGCTTGTTAAGGACACCATTGCCGCCAGCCGTGTCCTGTCCTTCTGTGCCACTTCTCCTGCTGGTGACCTCAATTATGCACACCTGGTGTTTGATTTTATGCCACGGCCCAATATCTTTTCATGGAATACTATCATTAGAGCTTTTTCTCAAGCCTCAACCCCACGAACTGCAATTTCTTTGTTTCTCGATATGTTGCTCACTTCGTCTATCGAGCCTGATAGACTTACTTATCCCTCTTTGTTTAAGGCTTATGCTCAGCTTGGCTTAGCTCATGATGGTGCTCAACTCCATGCAAGAATTTTAAAGTTGGGGTTGGAATGGGATGCATTTATAAGAAATAGTTTGTTGTATATGTATGTAAATTGTGGTTTTTTGGGGCAAGCTTGGAGATTGTttggagaagatgggaattcGGAGGTAGTTGCTTGGAATTCAATGATTACGGGTCTTGCAAAATGTGGGGAGATTTATGACTCGAGGCGGTTGTTCGATAGAATGCCTGTTAGAAATACAGTGTCATGGAATAGTATGATTAGTGGGTATGTCCGGAATGGGATGTGGAGTGAAGCATTGGATTTGCTTAGCAAAATGCAGGAGGAGAAGATCAGGCCTACTGAATTTACATTAGTGAGCTTATTAAATGCTTGTTCTAGTTTAGGATCTCTTAGACAAGGTGAGTGGATTCATGATTACATTAAGaagaataatattgaaatgaaCGTGATTGTTGTTACAGCAATAATAGATATGTATTGCAAGTGTGGAAGCATTGTTATGGCATTAGAAGTTTTTCATACCAGCCCTGTTAAAGGCTTATCAAGTTGGAACTCCATAATTTTTGGCTTGGCCATCAATGGACATGAGGAGGAAGCTATTGAGTTTTTCTCTAGGCTTGAGTCTTCCAAATTTATGCCGGACGATGTTAGTTTTATTGGTGTTCTTACAGCCTGCAATCATTCGGGCATGATTAATAAAGCCAGGTATTATTTCTCATTAATGACAGAGTATTATGCGATTGAGCCATCAATTAAACACTATGGTTGCATGGTTGATCTACTAGCTCGAGCGGAATATATTGAAGAAGCTGGAGAGCTAATTGAAAGTATGCCTATGAGCCCAGATTCTATTATATGGGGCTCATTTCTTTCTTCGTGCAGAAGGTGTGGGAACATCAAAATGGCACAATGGGCAGCAAACAATctcaaaaaaattgatttggATGAGGCCAGTGGTTATATACTTATGTCTAATGTGTATGCAGCTGCAGGTCACTTTCGAAAAGCAATGTCAGAAAGGGTTACCATGAAAACTAAGAATATAGAAAAGCAACCAGGATGTAGTTTGATTGAAGTGAATGGGGAAGTTCACGAGTTTGTAGCTGGTGGAAGACTGCATCCTCAAGTGACAGAGATATATGCTTCGTTAAATAATCTGAGGTTAACATTACAAGAAACTGAATATTGCAATTCGTAATATCTGGCAGTCTGCAGAAGAGATTCATGAAATTCTTGCTACTATGCTTCCTCTTTTAGACATCCTCCGGTCAGGAATTATATCGGaggttagaaaatataaaacaactTTTAATCAGTAAAAAGATAAATTTGATATAGTGGCACTAATCCAACCTCCCCCCGGCCAGGTCCAAAAATAAGCATGTATTGGAGCTACCTTTTGCAACTGAGGTAATAATTTCCCTGGCGCTTGACAAAATATCATTTGCAATGGCAACTTTAATATGTTTGCTTTCATGTATATCTATTTATTTGTTGGGAAAGACATTTGTCATGAAATATATGTTGTTAAGAGTTAGGAAgatgaaattttattaattaaaatatactagTTAAAAATGATGTTACTTAACCATCTCCtaatcttaattaaatttatattttcaggtTCCCTACATAAGCAGAGTTTACAAAGTAGAGCCTTGCTGAAAATTCGGGTCGCTGCACATAGATGGCTGGTAGTGCCGATCTTACCATAGTGTGCAAAGGTGCTATGAACCACAATAACCCAGAGCCTGACAAGGGCACAGACCACAAGCCTGGAAGTGAAGGCGATTCCATGAGAAGGCCCCGTGGCAGGCCCACAGGCTCAAAAAATAAGCCAAAGCCACCCATAATCCTCACCAGAGACAGTGCAAATGCGCTTCGAGCACATGCCATGGAGGTGAGTCCTGGATGCGATGTGACTGAAAGCCTAACGACCTTCGCGAGGAGGAAACAACGTGGCATTTCCGTGCTCAGTGCTACAGGCTATGTAACTGATGTTTCACTGCGCCAACCGGGCTCAACTGGTGCCATTCTGACCCTCCACGGGCGGTTTGAAATTCTGTCACTCCAAGGGTCAATCTTACCACCACCTGCCCCACCAGGGCTGACTATATACTTGGCTGGTGCTCAGGGGCAGGTGGTAGGTGGTGGCGTAGTCGGTGCACTTATTGCATCTGGTCCAGTCGTAATTATGGCTGCTACTTTCATGAATGCCACTTATGAAAGGTTGCCCCTGGAAGAGCATGAAGCAGCAGAAAATCATCACCAGCATTTCCAGAATGTCCGCCAGGCGCAGCAGCAGCATCACCACTTTGATATTTCTGAAATATATGGGAAGCCACTGAATTTGCCTAGTAATGGTACTTCAGTGCCTTCAGAGATATATACATGGACATCAGGCCGTCAAACACTTTCCAAGACTTGAAGATTGTTGATTGGTACTgaagattaattttatttatatttgtttagtcGAAATGAAAGATTCAAAATACCATGttaacttttatttatatttaggtTAAtcgaaatgcaaaaaaaaaaaaagtttatttaatttgtaaaacttcATGTTTTTATAAAAGTTAGTTTCTTCATATCTGCTTTTTATGGACTGTTATTGTTGCTAGATGGAACGATTGATATTTATCCAATTAATGCTGATATAAAAGTGTTGGAAATAAGTCTATATATTCCTTTATCTAGTAGATGTTGCAGAAAGATAATGTTTTTCAGCATTGAGGAAAATATGGAACTTCCAGAGAATACGCAACAAGgatctttatattttatttcatattcaGATGACTAACAGAGTACAAGAACTCAAGAAGTCCATTTGTAATTGAAGCACATAATAATTCTTGATCGCCTCTTTTCGTTTAAAGCTCCCTCTAGTTTATTCTACAGAAACAAAAGAAAGTTAATTATTAGCGTACGGTTGGTTGGTTTGCATAAAGTTATATAACATGAATTTGTTCTTGCAACTTCACAACAGGCCATCATTTTAGCAACTCAGAAATTGAATATACTTAAGAATTGCAGTTAAAATTCGGATCAGGAGAAAAGGAGTCTGAAAGACTGAAACGCCACATTTCTGAGGGATAGCAGCAACAGTCGAAAGCTAGACACTGCTCAAGGCAGTTGCACATTACTTTTCTATCTTCTGAAGTTTTAGCCATTGCATACACTGCTTTGACTGGCTGCAACATCCAGCAGATGACTGACCCGCTGCACCTGTCGCGTATGAGCCAAACTGTGAAATGGATGTACCTGAATTTCTGCAGCTCAAGGTCTTTCCTCATGGCACCATCAAATTAACCACCATCCCAAACACCATTATGTAGGCAGTTCTTAAAATTCACCATTTctcaagtgtgtgtgtgtgtgtgtgtgtgtatatatatgtcttTACTATGTATCTAGTTATCAACAAGACTTTAAATTATGCTGAGGATGAATTGGCAGCTACACAATGCAGGTTTATATAggcttgtttttttatatatgtttgggACAGCAAAGGTGGCTGAAACTTATCTGACATTATCTTCCGATTAAACCATTTCAAACACTTCTCTGTTTGTTCACATGGTCGGGATCAGAATAGAATGGTTACCGTTTAGGCTTTGATCACTTTCTTACTATTCTGAGGTTAAATAACTTCATGCTACACAGAAGAAATTTGAAATCTGGTGTTTGGTTTCTGCTTGAGAACTTGAGAGCTAATTGTATACTACAACATTAGAGCTTGAGATCTTACGGtacatgtgtatatatcatgcgttatatttttttgctataCATAGATAGAGTTATATGAGTTTTTATGTACATTAGGCCGAGATATTTGTATATTAAGGCGCCAGGTCTGCTTCTTTGTAATCTGTAATATGGTGGGAAGTTGTAATTAATTGTAATGCATTTGATTTAATATGACAAACCGAGATTAACAAATCCTTTGTCAACATTATGTAATTTTCAGAGACAACATTGAGCCAAAATCCAGATCCCTGATAGTGATCTATACGGTGATAAAGACTTCAATTTTTtaaaggcttaatgaccttttaaccCTCGAAATATGGGTGgatgttccgatgcggcctcaaagtttaaaaacgtacctttcgaccctcaaagtatctttgtcgtaccttttagccctttttaaaaataccggtataaatcgggggataaacttgacaattcatatttggggtaaagtttgggcgtaccttttaacccttaaagtatacatctcgttccttttaacccctaaaaaatatattaaaatacattagatgttccttttaacccttaatgtttaatgcccTTTTTAACCCTCACGcgtgaaatgtcaactttgtccaccccgttatataccggtatacgccataagggctaaaaggtacgacaaagatactttgagggtcgaaaggtacgttttcAAATTTCTAgcccgcatcggaacttccacccaaacttcaagggctaaaaggtcattaagccttttTAAAATAGACAATACAACTGTGATTATCATATACAGGTGCATCTATGACTTTACCGTTCCTCCCTATCATTTCACACTATGATCATGATCAACCTAAAATGAGATCACTCCAAATCAGAACAAACAATCTCGAAAACcattatttatttcttatagaaatgaataattacaaaaaaaatcccATTTCCTGAGACTTGTTTATACTTTCTACTGAAACAAACCATACAGAGTGATGACTCATACAATATAATCAAATTCACCCTTCACTTTCAGTCAGCTGAAGTGTTTTTTGATCTGGCAATATGCATGTCATGTCACGGTGAAAATATCATCCACAACTCAACAGGTCACGGAATCAGCAGAAATGCAGAATACTATATTTATCTCCTGATTGATTTATTTACCAAGCTCACAAGCACTGGTGAAAGACATAATGACCTCGGTGTCCATTTTCCGTGTTCCTATACTGAGGAacgtgagtatttaaatttctgtaatGAAACCCTTCATTTAAATTTTCACCATTGTATGTAATTGagtgtatttaaatttctgtaatGTTCATTTAAATTTTCACCATTGTCTGTCATTGAGTATAGTTAACGTTTCGGCAATAGATGTTTTTTCTAAGCAATAAGTACTTCTGTTAAACTAAGCCAAACGGCCCGAAAGTCACTCTCTTAATATGGATGCAATGAGCAGTGGACAAATAATTGCACAGTAAGCTACGTGCCTTTACTGTTCTTCTATCTTGTATACATACATGGTTAGCTTATTAATCTttgatgtatataatatatatttatgaattgaCCAAGATTAAGATATATAACTACCTACCAGAACATccatataaatacaaaatttagcATGTCCAAGATAATTACACAAGTAGTCATAGCTTAAAATAATGAGGACTACTATCCAGAAAGGTTAGTGAAGAAGAATGATGAATGTACATCATTTTCAGCATCTCTTTCATATGCTTTTGCCTTAACGGTTGTGTATATCAGCaccctttatatatattttccataTTAGTAGCTGTTAGGATCATCGATCCGTTACTCACAAGAAAGGGAGGAGACCATTCTCCTAGGTTGATCCGTAAAACAAAGCCCCTGCTTTTCTTTGTATTATAAACCATGGTGAAGAGATTCATCGCGGCTCAGCCTACTGTTGATGATCATGATTTGTCACTGAAAAATATTACAAAGAAAAGCGGTGACAGGAGAAATACTTTACAAGGTTATGAAGTCTATATCCTCAAGAATTCATCTACCTTTAAAAACCTTGTTCAAGAATTGACAGGCAATGGAAATATTAGTACTTGTACGAGTCCATTAGTTTCATCTCCTCCTCTGGCCATCACTTCCAGCCCAGTCAATGATCACGAGCCAGTTTCAGTTTTGCAGAGCAATATGGTGTGTACTAATGAAGATTATGGTTTCCAAGAAAGCAGCCCTGAATTATCTTTTGATTCTTCTGATCCTCAGAGCAATCTGATTAGCGTGCCAGTCATGTCGGATTCTTTACATGAGACCATTGATTACATGCCAACAACGCTGCTCAGTAAGGAATACGATTTCCCAACTACTTGGGACATGGTGAGTTTTCCACTTCAATATGAAGAGATGGGGTCATGGTTCTCTGAGATGGATGCTTTAGTCTATAATAACTATGATTCCTACGCTCTTCAGCCAGTCATGCCTCCAGAAGTTTGTGTGTTTGATTATGACTTATCCGCGATTATGTGATTTGATGATCTTCCCATGCAGGTTCATATATTTAGTAGCTGCACGTACATAATATGGGTTTTGTACAAAGGTATACAAGTGGTTGTAGATATATTTATCCACGGATTGGCTATTCTAGTGTGATCGGTACTATATATCTTTGTAGTTTTGTGtataagtaagagatagatgaTTATAAGCTGCAGGTCTATATAGTGCAGGTATTCGTTCGTGTGTATAAGTCCATCatgttcatattatatatccTTTATATGTGTGAATGGCTGTAAGAATTATGTATGTTAATAAGTGCAGAACTCTCATCATAGAGTGGAGCATTTCAGATCAGATTCCTAATAAATATACTGCCTTTAGGCCCTTTATACATCTGATATTGCCTGCAGTCTTTAATTAATGGTtctgtaaatttttatttagcagAGCTAAGCAGTTTAGGGGTGCTTAAAATGACTTATATACCATACAGTGCACGAAAACCACGCCAAATTTCAGTCAAGTGAGGCTTGCCTTGTGTGTGCCGTGGAGGCTGTAGGCTATACAAGGACTTAAGTTGCTTGCTGATGAGCTTGCTGTCATTAACAGCCTGCTCGAGCTCCAAATCATCAGCCCACCATTGGTTTAGCCCATGTGCCTCCAGAAATTTTTGCTTCCCCTTGGACATCACAAATAACTTTGCAGCAGCTGCTTGCGTGTTTATCTGACCCGCAGTCCCCTTGTCTATATGCTTCACTTCTGCTCCAGCAGGGTCAGTGTAATAGCAACAGATATAGTCATTAGTGTTCACATATAGATGAGGCATCCATTTGTTCACTTCACTGACATTGTTTTTGCTTTCATCCCTGCTTCCTTCAGTTTCAATTGCGCAAGGAAGCTTTGCTTTGAACCTCTTCCAGGCAAAACCAGCTCTTTCAGTGATATACTTCAAACTCATGGCAAGTGAAACAGATGGTGGATTAAACAAATGTGTCTCCACATAAATTCCCTGCTTGGCCAGTGCTTTTCCCACTTGGAGGGCAAAACCTGCCCCCAAGGAATGACCTGCAATGCACACATTGTTACTTCCATACTTATCAGTAATTGATTTCAGTGCTCCCAACGTTCCATTGAATCTGACAGAACCCTTTAGGCTTTCCCAAGCAAGAAACCGAAGGTCATCTCCAATGTCTCGTCTGATTGTGGGGCTTCTGAGTAGAGTACCGCGAAGCACTAACAAAGCTCTAGGTGCAGTACTGGGTCTAGCTGAACCTGCAGACAGATCCCATTCAAGTATGGCGCCATATATGGATCCATCTCTATCATCAACTAAGGTTTGGGACAGCTTGTACTTAAAAGTTAACCACCAATTTGAAGCCAGAGCAGTTTGTTCGGACTTATTTTCCTGTCTGTCAAGTTCAAGCAGGTAAGCTGCTTGTATGAAGCAGGCTATGGCTGTCCTCTTATAATTCCCATCAGTCctagagaaaaaaaaatgtttaatcTTTATAGTGTTTAAAGATTGAATCCTTCAACTGTGAACATAAAGCATACTGCAAATATTAACCAGAAAGAGCAATTCTATAAGTTTACAGGACAACAAAAGAGAAACAAGAAAATCTATAAATTTCTAAACCtacaatatatcaaaattaaaactattttgGCAAATAGAACCAGAAACACCATGATTAGAATACCCCTGTAAATGTGAATACAAAAGAAACTCTTGTAGTGCTTTCACAACTCTAGATCGGCAAATCTACCTCGTACCAAATAACAGTATGATGCATGTGTAACAAACATGACAAATAAATCAGAAATTCAAGTTACAGGGCTACATACCAACTGGAATTGAGGTCTCCCCAACTCGGGGAAGAAACTTTGCGAGGTCCAGACACATGAAACGCTCGCGGATTATTATTACTTATGCCTGGAGCTTCCATTGCCATCTCCACATCCAAATTCACCTCAAGGCCATTATATTTATAGTAAAATGTGCACTGCTAACTGACTGGTCTTTGATTCTTGTTCTTTCAGCACTATAGGTGGAGAAAAGGAACGAAAACATAAATAGTTTAGGTCGTTGGTCCACTTTTTCATAGCATCCGATCCCAGGTAACATGGAAAGCTTGGAGTGATCTTGGATCCATATCTACATACTATTAACTTTTGGGATGCGCATTGTCTGTAATTGCATGATGAATCACGTGttacatatatacaaaattttcaaGTGAACTATTAAGAATCATACATGTAAAATAGCGATTTAGAGATTGAAGGATAGTGTGATACCTTACTTAATTCTGGAAAGGATCAACTTCTCTACTGTTGCAGATGTTATATATACTGCTAAAATAGAACATCGATCCTCTTGATTAATCAATTCGAAACTAAATGAACTCAGTTCA
This genomic window contains:
- the LOC108224829 gene encoding GDSL esterase/lipase At4g10955-like; the encoded protein is MAMEAPGISNNNPRAFHVSGPRKVSSPSWGDLNSSWTDGNYKRTAIACFIQAAYLLELDRQENKSEQTALASNWWLTFKYKLSQTLVDDRDGSIYGAILEWDLSAGSARPSTAPRALLVLRGTLLRSPTIRRDIGDDLRFLAWESLKGSVRFNGTLGALKSITDKYGSNNVCIAGHSLGAGFALQVGKALAKQGIYVETHLFNPPSVSLAMSLKYITERAGFAWKRFKAKLPCAIETEGSRDESKNNVSEVNKWMPHLYVNTNDYICCYYTDPAGAEVKHIDKGTAGQINTQAAAAKLFVMSKGKQKFLEAHGLNQWWADDLELEQAVNDSKLISKQLKSLYSLQPPRHTQGKPHLTEIWRGFRALYGI
- the LOC108224586 gene encoding AT-hook motif nuclear-localized protein 16, with amino-acid sequence MAGSADLTIVCKGAMNHNNPEPDKGTDHKPGSEGDSMRRPRGRPTGSKNKPKPPIILTRDSANALRAHAMEVSPGCDVTESLTTFARRKQRGISVLSATGYVTDVSLRQPGSTGAILTLHGRFEILSLQGSILPPPAPPGLTIYLAGAQGQVVGGGVVGALIASGPVVIMAATFMNATYERLPLEEHEAAENHHQHFQNVRQAQQQHHHFDISEIYGKPLNLPSNGTSVPSEIYTWTSGRQTLSKT
- the LOC108224585 gene encoding pentatricopeptide repeat-containing protein At2g42920, chloroplastic, yielding MPYCFCSSFTPVPSSSNISKFISDNPYLTLLETKCNSMKDLRKIHAQLIKTGLVKDTIAASRVLSFCATSPAGDLNYAHLVFDFMPRPNIFSWNTIIRAFSQASTPRTAISLFLDMLLTSSIEPDRLTYPSLFKAYAQLGLAHDGAQLHARILKLGLEWDAFIRNSLLYMYVNCGFLGQAWRLFGEDGNSEVVAWNSMITGLAKCGEIYDSRRLFDRMPVRNTVSWNSMISGYVRNGMWSEALDLLSKMQEEKIRPTEFTLVSLLNACSSLGSLRQGEWIHDYIKKNNIEMNVIVVTAIIDMYCKCGSIVMALEVFHTSPVKGLSSWNSIIFGLAINGHEEEAIEFFSRLESSKFMPDDVSFIGVLTACNHSGMINKARYYFSLMTEYYAIEPSIKHYGCMVDLLARAEYIEEAGELIESMPMSPDSIIWGSFLSSCRRCGNIKMAQWAANNLKKIDLDEASGYILMSNVYAAAGHFRKAMSERVTMKTKNIEKQPGCSLIEVNGEVHEFVAGGRLHPQVTEIYASLNNLRLTLQETEYCNS